A stretch of Chitinispirillales bacterium ANBcel5 DNA encodes these proteins:
- a CDS encoding permease-like cell division protein FtsX, protein MGNLLYFIYEAIRGFYKAKLMTFVSILTISATMLLISVVTLGLINIDTLLRSSENQADIAVYLFDSYAEDSKNNQRLLDTLKAMPQVREAFFVSKQDAWQRFKSIYGDEILESLEDNPFPASIDLSLHEEYHSAESASELKNILAQFEGVETVQYSREWLDFVQNLRDHFFLISIIMGAIITLALHAMISNTIKLTIYARKELVSNMRYVGATDLFIKMPFLLEGMLQGFIGGIFSILALYVAKLSLSHLPIYWGLDFLPLIILFTGVFFGWLGSLSAVRKFLV, encoded by the coding sequence ATGGGCAATCTTCTATACTTTATATATGAAGCAATAAGAGGATTTTATAAGGCAAAACTAATGACTTTTGTCTCGATTCTCACTATTTCCGCTACCATGTTGCTCATTAGTGTTGTTACCCTGGGACTGATAAACATCGACACGCTTCTTCGCAGCTCTGAAAATCAGGCCGATATTGCGGTATATCTTTTTGATAGTTACGCAGAAGATTCAAAAAACAATCAACGCCTTTTAGATACACTTAAAGCAATGCCTCAGGTTAGAGAGGCGTTTTTTGTATCTAAGCAGGATGCGTGGCAACGGTTTAAATCAATTTACGGCGACGAAATCTTAGAGTCCCTGGAGGATAATCCATTTCCTGCTTCAATTGATCTTTCACTTCATGAGGAATACCATAGTGCAGAAAGTGCATCGGAGTTAAAGAATATACTAGCTCAATTTGAGGGAGTTGAAACGGTTCAGTATTCCCGGGAGTGGTTGGATTTCGTTCAAAATTTAAGAGATCATTTTTTTCTAATCTCAATAATCATGGGTGCAATTATAACCCTAGCACTTCATGCTATGATCTCTAATACAATAAAACTGACTATCTATGCTCGTAAAGAGCTTGTTAGCAATATGCGATATGTAGGCGCTACAGACCTATTTATAAAGATGCCTTTTTTACTTGAGGGTATGCTTCAGGGTTTTATTGGTGGAATATTTAGCATTCTGGCACTTTATGTTGCTAAATTAAGTTTGTCACACCTGCCTATTTACTGGGGGTTAGATTTTCTGCCCCTGATAATTCTTTTTACAGGGGTCTTTTTCGGTTGGCTTGGAAGTCTAAGTGCTGTACGCAAATTTTTGGTGTAA